In the Salmo trutta chromosome 13, fSalTru1.1, whole genome shotgun sequence genome, TTGAGGGTCAAACGTTGTCCTATGTAGCTCAGTTTGTAAAGCATGGTGCTAGTAACGCTAgggtagtgggttcaattcctgggaCCACTGATGTGgaaaatgtatgtatgcatgactgtaagtcactttggataaaactGTCTGCTAAATATTATATTTAAATGTACATTAATAATGGACTAGGTGCAGATAATGAATCCTAGTCATATCAAATGTACTGCAGATGTTTTATGCTATGTTATCTTTTAGTGGTATATTTCTTTTTTAGTTTCATACCAATCAACGTTTTTGTCATGAGAGTACATTTTCCCAGTGGAGGGCCTCCATTCTCTTCTGGTTCTGGGACAGTTACAGAATTACATACAGTTTGTCAATATGTCAACCAACAGTGTTGTCAAATCAGCACATTAGAGAACAGGAGAACAATCACAGGCACTTTATTTTGTACTTCTCTGCCTTTTATATAATAAAGGTTCCTTTCGTAACTGCCATTGCTTCATGATTTTTTAAAACGTATTTTGGTGTCCTCCATTGGTAGTCATACAAATCAAATAAGACTCATGTCCCATCATCCTTTGCGGAGAGACTTACGTCATTCACATGCGCTTGTTTTGGTCCGTCAATGTGCGAGCCAAACGTGGCTTAACAAAAATTGGCAATATCCACAGATAACCTTCTAAACCTCCACATTTGATCGATTAAATTAAGTCCGTTAACATATCGTGTTGATAAGTCATCTGACAGGTGAGTGAAGTTGTCGTCGCTGTATTGGAATGAATGTTGCTAGTTGTTTTGACGTATGGCTGCTAAATACCATGTCTGATATAACGCTAGCTTGTTCAATCTAGAAGCAGGTTAGCGTTGATTTCATATTTTCTGGAATCTACTGCCATTACCGAAAATCACACTAGTCTAGAGACCATTTATTCTAATACATGTGCGTTCTTTTTTACCTGTTGACGTAATGCATTACCGTTAGTTACAGCGCTGGTCAAGCATGTTCGCTGAGGAGGATGAGTGGAACGATGACCCAGAAGCCAAAGCTCTGACCAAGACGGTCATCAGCAGTTTCAAACTGTCTGACAGCACCAATATCACGGTGAGCAGCCATCTCAATTTTCTTTATAATTAAATGTACCTATGTAGCTAGCAAGCCAGGCATAACTCACGTTTCCAGTGACCACATATTCAAATAGAGTGTTGAATTTTTGTTTTCCCATGGTATTTAATTTGACACCTTCACTCTCCTTTCCCGAACAGACAAAATGTGTTGGGAAGAAGAAGAGTTTGTTACGGACCCTCCAAACACTGGGGTCAGTGCCAAACTGGAGCAAGAGCAATGGTGCCCCTCGGGAAGCAGGCAGTGACAGCGAAACAGAGGCCATACTGACACCACACACCAAGAGGAAGAAGAAAAGAAGCAAAAGAGGATGCAAGAAAGTAGCTGCTTCAGGAGAAGAGACCGATAAGGACAGTGGAGATTTGTGTGCCGAGGAGACTGCAGTGCCTGAAGCTAAGAAGCCAATAAAAGCAAAGAAACCAATAAAAGCAGGTGAGTTTCACAAGCACAACTGTCAATTGATTGTCTTAAGTTGAAGAGAGGTTTGAGGTTTTCTCTATTTCCTAGGGTTCAAAAAGGTAAAGAATACAGAGTCCATTATGGGTGGTAGTAAACAAGGAAAAGCTGCAACAGATGCTGAGATTGAGAGATTAAACCGAAAGCAATGGAAAAACAAGATGAAGAACAAGaagaaatgtaaaaacaaatacaaaataaaaaatggagagaataccacccccccaaaaaacacaaaaGCAGAGACCACTGTGCAAAAGGATACAGAAGATGGGCCAAAAACAGCTTCTGGTGTGAACAGGGAAACAGTGGTTGTCCAGACACAACGCCatacaaagaaaaacaaacaacAGAAAGAGAGTGAGCGTAAaacacagaaaaggaaaaaggtcCCAGAGGGAAAAGAGACGACTTTCAATGAGACTGCTTCCACTCCAGGCACAGAAACAGTCCAAAACAATAAGAACTTGTCAGAGAAAAAGACAAAGGGGAGCATTCAAGAAAAAGCAGTTCCACTAGGTAAAGGGTtaaagacagaagaggagaaacCTCAGGTGGTGGTTAACGAGGAGCAGCAAACGGAGCCGTCCGGCAGTAAGAGGAGGAAACGGGACGAGAGCAAAGGGCAGGACCGGCGGAGAGAAAAGCTCAGGAGAATGCTCCATGGCCAGAGCCTGGAAAAGAAAGATCAACCtacagagcaggaggaggagacacGCACCACAGAGGAGGTGAAAGAGGCTCCTGCAGACCGCTCGGCTGCTCTGAGGTCCCGCATGGAGCAGCGTTTGGAGTCAGCGCGGTTCCGCTATATTAACGAGGTTCTGTACACCACGTCTAGTGGGGAGGCAAAACGCATGTTCAGACAGGACCCCCAGGCTTTTAGCATCTACCACAGGGGCTTTACGGCACAGGTCCAGCGCTGGCCAGCTAATCCTGTCGACGCCATCATCTCCTACATACGCCACAAGTGAGTTGTGTTATGCTTCTATCTGACCCTAACATACTTGCAGTGTTTGCAATAAGTCTGTTTGCatagtttttgtatttttcttgtatTCGTTCTGGGGTGGGGGAATCCACATTGAAATAGCATGTGGCTTTCTTTGTAAGACCATTTGTGTTGATTTCAGGCCTGCCTCTCTGGTAGTGGCAGATTTTGGCTGTGGCGACTGCAAAATTGCTCTTAGCTTGAAGAACAAAGTCCACAGTTTTGACTTGGCACCTATCTGTGACTGTGTAACTGTCTGCGACATGGCTAATGTGAGTCCAACTTTACATTGATCCTGAATCTGTTTCATCCATGCCTGTTTACTATGCAGTCTGTTTTTCATGTAATAATGATGTATGATTTCTGTTGTTGTCCCACCTCTCTGCAGGTACCACTCAAGGATGGTGCTGTGGACATAGctgtattctgtctctctcttatggGGACTAACCTTGTGGATTTTCTAGTTGAGGCTAACCGTGTGCTGGTGATGGGGTAAGATATATTGTGCAGAAAAACAGAGCTACAGTATGGCAATATGCTGGAGTAGAAGGTGTTCCCATTTATTTTCCCTATTGATGTCATCATTTATTATTAAACACTGTCATTTTTTGCAGGGGTATCCTGAAAATTGCAGAGGTGGCAAGTAGATTTGAGAATGTGAGGAACTTCATGGGTGCTTTGTCCAGCCTGGGATTCAAGTTGGTCACAAAGGTAAGGCAGTAATCATAGTAAACAGGGATggccatgtttttatttttagcgTTAAGAAATGCATCTTTACAATACCCTACCCTATTCATTTTGCTCCCTCCTTAGGACACAGAGAATAGCCACTTTTACTCCTTTGAGTTTGAAAAGATTGCAGAAGCTCCAGAGAGGGTAAAGAAGGCAGGAGGACTGGAGCTGAGGCCTTGTTTGTACAAGAAACGATGAGGGTAACAGTGATGAGAACATGGGAGAAACTGTTCCAAAcatatgttccaaatggcactctattccctttatactgcattacttttgaacagggcccatagggctctgatccaaggtagtgcactatataggaaatagggtgccatttgggatacacaccCAGGAGAGAAGTCAAGCAGGAAGGGCAGTAACAGAAAATGTATCTTCTACTGGATGTAACTGTAAATATGAAAATGACTTTCATAGATGAGCTGGTGTTTTTGACCCCCAAACAATGTATCAAGGATTGTTGATATTGTCAATAACCTTTTGTGGGCTTTCATATGTCTGTTTCAAAGAGAAAACATGTTCAAAAGTTGTTGACATCAttggtatatttttttattaaaaacctTCTCTGTCTAGAAGTGCTTCAACATAATCGCAGCATTGCATTCTGCAGTCTAGTTTCAAAGGGTATTCGCAGGCCTCACTCGTCTCAGTGTACATGGCACAGGATCTAGATTGGCCACTAGGGGAACACGGGTGATAATGTTATTCTCAGCCAGTTCCCCGTATCTACTATACCCATGCTCTCCATCCAGATAGAGGGGGCAGGGAGGAGGCGTTGCAGGGGGGGGCTGTCTGGGGCTCGGACAGTGTCTGTGTTCCTCACCCGTGCTCTGACCCAGAGGAGGGGGAGCAGGCAGGGCTGGAGAGAGCGTGTCCTGCAGTGCTCCAAGGCCTTGTGCCCCTCTCAGTTCTAGAACACACAGCTCAGGGGAAGAGAGGCTGGGGTTGTTTCAGCACCTAGTGAGACAAGGTGAAACAGCAATTCATAAATGGATTGTGATTTTTAGTAGGTCTAATAAGAACGAGTGATACTGGTAGCTTTGGGAGGCAGTTTAGAGATGACTACCTGGAAATGCAGAGAGATGTTGCTGATGTCCCTCTGCTTGGCATGGGCAGCCTCACTGATTGACACACACAGAAAGGCCCTGGCCTTGGAGAAGGCAGACAGGCAGTAGGCATTGGTTGGACCTCATCACATAGGTACGCCTTCAGCAGCTTTGCTCTCGGCGGAACAGGCTTGAGGCGGTCAGGAGAGAGGCTTGCTGTTTCGCATGGGCAGGTTGAGCTCAGAGTGCAGGTAGGAAACCACATCAACCAGTCCGTCCCACTCTGCCTGGAGGAAGTAACATAGGGGTCCCAGGGATGGAGCTCCTACACTCACGACCCTGATGTCATCCTTGCGTCCCAAGCTGTCCTTCAGGGCTAGTAGTCTGTCCCGGGCCTGGGTGGGTCAGCTCATTGGTGCTCCTGACCCTGCCAAAGGGCTTCTTGGAGTCTTGAAGCAGGGTGTTCAGGGTTTGGCTGTGAACCTTCACCAGCTCTCCTGCCAAACCAGCACTAAAAACCAACACAAAGGGGTCGCTGCTGTTGGCCAAAGCCGGAACACGTTGCTCCAGACTTTGCAGCAGGCCTGATAAGTCTACAGAGATGGCAAAAGACAGTCAAAGAAATGTTCCTCGTTTAATCAGAAGAACAGATTCCTATGACTGCTGAAGGTTGAACATGTAAGTAGGGTAATGTACTTAAAATTCATAGGATATGAGTTCTAATCTttaatacagtaacagtcaactttggacacacctactcattcaagggtttttctttatttttactattttctacattgtagaataataatgacatcaagacatcaaaactatgaat is a window encoding:
- the LOC115206318 gene encoding ribosomal RNA-processing protein 8; protein product: MFAEEDEWNDDPEAKALTKTVISSFKLSDSTNITTKCVGKKKSLLRTLQTLGSVPNWSKSNGAPREAGSDSETEAILTPHTKRKKKRSKRGCKKVAASGEETDKDSGDLCAEETAVPEAKKPIKAKKPIKAGFKKVKNTESIMGGSKQGKAATDAEIERLNRKQWKNKMKNKKKCKNKYKIKNGENTTPPKNTKAETTVQKDTEDGPKTASGVNRETVVVQTQRHTKKNKQQKESERKTQKRKKVPEGKETTFNETASTPGTETVQNNKNLSEKKTKGSIQEKAVPLGKGLKTEEEKPQVVVNEEQQTEPSGSKRRKRDESKGQDRRREKLRRMLHGQSLEKKDQPTEQEEETRTTEEVKEAPADRSAALRSRMEQRLESARFRYINEVLYTTSSGEAKRMFRQDPQAFSIYHRGFTAQVQRWPANPVDAIISYIRHKPASLVVADFGCGDCKIALSLKNKVHSFDLAPICDCVTVCDMANVPLKDGAVDIAVFCLSLMGTNLVDFLVEANRVLVMGGILKIAEVASRFENVRNFMGALSSLGFKLVTKDTENSHFYSFEFEKIAEAPERVKKAGGLELRPCLYKKR